Proteins encoded within one genomic window of Clupea harengus chromosome 10, Ch_v2.0.2, whole genome shotgun sequence:
- the elovl1b gene encoding elongation of very long chain fatty acids protein 1b, with amino-acid sequence MLEAARTRIMEVYDSLLAGADPRIKGYPLMESPVNMSAILLAYLAFVLYIGPRFMANRKPYQLKEVMIVYNFSLVAVSIYIVYEFMMSGWATTYTWRCDPVDYSDSPQGQRMVQVAWLFLFSKFIELMDTVFFVLRKKHGQITFLHIFHHSIMPWSWWWGVSHAPGGMGSFHAMVNSFVHVIMYSYYGLSAAGPRFQKFLWWKKYMTAIQLVQFVLVSIHATQYYFMRSCGYQAPLILHLIWVYGTFFFVLFSNFWYQAYTKGKRLPKNNQELSGKNKGTSSNGTVANGATKVANGSHKHLENGSAHKNGSAHHENGCTHSSKMKKA; translated from the exons ACCCCAGAATAAAGGGGTACCCTCTAATGGAGAGTCCTGTGAACATGTCGGCCATTTTGCTTGCCTACCTCGCATTCGTGCTGTACATCGGGCCGCGCTTCATGGCCAACCGGAAACCCTACCAGCTCAAGGAGGTCATGATTGTGTACAACTTCTCCCTGGTGGCCGTGTCTATATACATAGTCTATGAG TTCATGATGTCTGGCTGGGCAACCACATACACCTGGAGGTGTGACCCGGTTGACTACTCCGACAGCCCTCAGGGACAGCGT ATGGTCCAGGTTGCCTGGTTGTTCCTTTTCTCCAAGTTCATTGAGCTGATGGACACG GTGTTCTTTGTGCTGCGCAAGAAACATGGCCAGATCACCTTCCTGCACATcttccatcactccatcatGCCCTGGAGCTGGTGGTGGGGTGTCAGCCATGCCCCTG GTGGAATGGGCTCCTTTCATGCCATGGTGAACTCCTTCGTTCACGTCATCATGTACTCTTACTACGGCCTGTCTGCTGCTGGACCACGCTTCCAGAAGTTTCTCTGGTGGAAGAAGTACATGACTGCCATTCAGCTG gtccaGTTTGTGCTGGTGTCCATTCACGCTACCCAGTATTACTTCATGAGGAGCTGTGGCTACCAGGCCCCACTCATCTTACATCTCATCTGGGTGTACGGCACCTTCTTCTTCGTGCTGTTCTCCAACTTCTGGTACCAGGCCTACACCAAGGGCAAGAGGCTGCCCAAGAACAACCAGGAACTCAGCGGTAAAAACAAGGGGACCAGCTCCAACGGCACGGTCGCCAACGGAGCCACCAAGGTCGCCAACGGTAGCCACAAGCATCTGGAGAATGGCAGTGCCCACAAGAATGGTAGTGCCCACCATGAGAATGGCTGCACCCACAGCAGCAAGATGAAGAAGGCCTAG